The Megachile rotundata isolate GNS110a chromosome 11, iyMegRotu1, whole genome shotgun sequence genome includes a region encoding these proteins:
- the LOC100877386 gene encoding sialin isoform X2: MYRCEEERIPLLSRVTKKWIPTRVIICVMMFTACWTNYMCRLQMPILAVPMIKALPGNFTGGACQDESRARRAISWLDPGAYLEDYILSERLEAAQDSEAKIRLPRAADGSMRLFSGEPFDWVPSIRGQLIAAYSYGNVPGNFLGGLMALRWGPKKAILWTSIVAAAVSLISPILANLHWAVLLVSRIIIGVTGGVTFPACHTLVAKWSPPDERARFVWSLLGGTFGTVFTYPMVAGIAQTINWESGWYIPALLMVIWILFWAVLTYDSPAEHPGISDEEKNYIIQAQAGTIRTEKPSLAETPIKEILTSIPVISLIFCHFGNMFLLFFYQNSMMIYLTNALGFHLAKGGLAAGLPWAGRMIFGFFFSWAGDTIKKKELVSVTVLRKGATVFSHFIPGIFLILVGYVGCRFVLANVFLVLALGFNGAASISNLSNNQDLSPNFAGFLYGIINTIAGTSGMIISPMVEEIAGKYGNTIDRWQTLFWIGAGVCIFCMVVFLFGGSGNIQSWNEIRPADERRRREGRE, encoded by the exons AATGGATCCCGACACGGGTGATAATCTGCGTGATGATGTTCACGGCCTGCTGGACGAACTACATGTGCCGTCTGCAGATGCCCATTCTGGCGGTGCCCATGATCAAAGCTCTGCCCGGAAACTTCACCGGAGGTGCCTGCCAAGATGAATCCCGAGCCCGGCGCGCGATCTCCTGGCTGGACCCAGGAGCTTATCTGGAAGATTACATTTTATCAGAGCGACTCGAAGCGGCTCAAGACTCCGAGGCCAAGATACGTTTACCTAGGGCCGCTGACGGCTCCATGCGATTATTCAGTGGTGAACCTTTCGATTGGGTTCCCTCCATCCGTGGCCAGCTGATAGCCGCCTACAGCTATGGAAACGTTCCCGGAAACTTCCTGGGTGGCTTGATGGCTCTGCGATGGGGTCCGAAGAAAGCGATACTCTGGACTTCTATAGTAGCTGCTGCAGTCTCGCTGATAAGTCCTATCTTAGCCAATCTGCACTGGGCGGTTCTGCTGGTCTCCAGGATAATCATCGGTGTTACTGGCGGAGTGACGTTCCCAGCTTGTCACACTTTGGTTGCTAAGTGGTCTCCACCGGACGAGAGGGCTCGTTTCGTTTGGTCCCTTCTCGGTGGTACTTTTGGCACCGTCTTCACCTATCCTATGGTCGCTGGTATCGCTCAGACGATCAACTGGGAGAGCGGATGGTACATTCCTGCCTTGCTGATGGTCATATGGATCTTGTTCTGGGCTGTGCTCACGTATGACTCGCCAGCGGAGCATCCTGGTATCTCTGATGAAGAGAAGAATTACATCATTCA GGCACAAGCCGGCACAATAAGGACAGAGAAGCCGTCGCTGGCAGAGACACCCATCAAGGAGATCCTCACATCAATTCCAGTCATCAGTCTGATCTTCTGTCACTTCGGCAACATGTTCCTCCTGTTCTTCTACCAAAACTCGATGATGATATACCTCACGAACGCTCTAGGGTTCCACTTGGCAAAAGGAGGCTTGGCGGCTGGACTGCCTTGGGCTGGCAGGATGATCTTTGGATTCTTCTTCAGCTGGGCTGGTGATACTATCAAAAAAAAGGAGCTAGTCTCCGTGACCGTACTTCGTAAAGGCGCTACTGTATTTT CTCACTTCATACCAGGGATCTTTCTAATATTGGTCGGCTACGTTGGATGCAGATTCGTACTCGCCAACGTGTTCTTGGTGCTGGCTTTAGGTTTCAACGGGGCGGCGAGTATCTCTAACTTGTCCAACAACCAGGACCTGTCGCCGAATTTCGCTGGGTTTCTATATGGCATCATTAATACAATCGCTGGGACATCGGGTATGATTATTTCGCCGATGGTCGAAGAAATAGCAGGAAAATATGGA AATACTATCGACAGATGGCAAACGTTGTTCTGGATCGGTGCTGGTGTTTGTATCTTTTGTATGGTCGTCTTTTTATTTGGCGGCAGCGGGAACATCCAGAGTTGGAACGAAATACGACCTGCTGATGAACGACGTCGCAGAGAAGGAAGAGAGTAA
- the LOC100877386 gene encoding sialin isoform X3, producing MYKHYYKKFFPQWIPTRVIICVMMFTACWTNYMCRLQMPILAVPMIKALPGNFTGGACQDESRARRAISWLDPGAYLEDYILSERLEAAQDSEAKIRLPRAADGSMRLFSGEPFDWVPSIRGQLIAAYSYGNVPGNFLGGLMALRWGPKKAILWTSIVAAAVSLISPILANLHWAVLLVSRIIIGVTGGVTFPACHTLVAKWSPPDERARFVWSLLGGTFGTVFTYPMVAGIAQTINWESGWYIPALLMVIWILFWAVLTYDSPAEHPGISDEEKNYIIQAQAGTIRTEKPSLAETPIKEILTSIPVISLIFCHFGNMFLLFFYQNSMMIYLTNALGFHLAKGGLAAGLPWAGRMIFGFFFSWAGDTIKKKELVSVTVLRKGATVFSHFIPGIFLILVGYVGCRFVLANVFLVLALGFNGAASISNLSNNQDLSPNFAGFLYGIINTIAGTSGMIISPMVEEIAGKYGNTIDRWQTLFWIGAGVCIFCMVVFLFGGSGNIQSWNEIRPADERRRREGRE from the exons AATGGATCCCGACACGGGTGATAATCTGCGTGATGATGTTCACGGCCTGCTGGACGAACTACATGTGCCGTCTGCAGATGCCCATTCTGGCGGTGCCCATGATCAAAGCTCTGCCCGGAAACTTCACCGGAGGTGCCTGCCAAGATGAATCCCGAGCCCGGCGCGCGATCTCCTGGCTGGACCCAGGAGCTTATCTGGAAGATTACATTTTATCAGAGCGACTCGAAGCGGCTCAAGACTCCGAGGCCAAGATACGTTTACCTAGGGCCGCTGACGGCTCCATGCGATTATTCAGTGGTGAACCTTTCGATTGGGTTCCCTCCATCCGTGGCCAGCTGATAGCCGCCTACAGCTATGGAAACGTTCCCGGAAACTTCCTGGGTGGCTTGATGGCTCTGCGATGGGGTCCGAAGAAAGCGATACTCTGGACTTCTATAGTAGCTGCTGCAGTCTCGCTGATAAGTCCTATCTTAGCCAATCTGCACTGGGCGGTTCTGCTGGTCTCCAGGATAATCATCGGTGTTACTGGCGGAGTGACGTTCCCAGCTTGTCACACTTTGGTTGCTAAGTGGTCTCCACCGGACGAGAGGGCTCGTTTCGTTTGGTCCCTTCTCGGTGGTACTTTTGGCACCGTCTTCACCTATCCTATGGTCGCTGGTATCGCTCAGACGATCAACTGGGAGAGCGGATGGTACATTCCTGCCTTGCTGATGGTCATATGGATCTTGTTCTGGGCTGTGCTCACGTATGACTCGCCAGCGGAGCATCCTGGTATCTCTGATGAAGAGAAGAATTACATCATTCA GGCACAAGCCGGCACAATAAGGACAGAGAAGCCGTCGCTGGCAGAGACACCCATCAAGGAGATCCTCACATCAATTCCAGTCATCAGTCTGATCTTCTGTCACTTCGGCAACATGTTCCTCCTGTTCTTCTACCAAAACTCGATGATGATATACCTCACGAACGCTCTAGGGTTCCACTTGGCAAAAGGAGGCTTGGCGGCTGGACTGCCTTGGGCTGGCAGGATGATCTTTGGATTCTTCTTCAGCTGGGCTGGTGATACTATCAAAAAAAAGGAGCTAGTCTCCGTGACCGTACTTCGTAAAGGCGCTACTGTATTTT CTCACTTCATACCAGGGATCTTTCTAATATTGGTCGGCTACGTTGGATGCAGATTCGTACTCGCCAACGTGTTCTTGGTGCTGGCTTTAGGTTTCAACGGGGCGGCGAGTATCTCTAACTTGTCCAACAACCAGGACCTGTCGCCGAATTTCGCTGGGTTTCTATATGGCATCATTAATACAATCGCTGGGACATCGGGTATGATTATTTCGCCGATGGTCGAAGAAATAGCAGGAAAATATGGA AATACTATCGACAGATGGCAAACGTTGTTCTGGATCGGTGCTGGTGTTTGTATCTTTTGTATGGTCGTCTTTTTATTTGGCGGCAGCGGGAACATCCAGAGTTGGAACGAAATACGACCTGCTGATGAACGACGTCGCAGAGAAGGAAGAGAGTAA
- the LOC100877386 gene encoding sialin isoform X1, which produces MFRSVQESTAGLFGSPDSVVWRSLKWIPTRVIICVMMFTACWTNYMCRLQMPILAVPMIKALPGNFTGGACQDESRARRAISWLDPGAYLEDYILSERLEAAQDSEAKIRLPRAADGSMRLFSGEPFDWVPSIRGQLIAAYSYGNVPGNFLGGLMALRWGPKKAILWTSIVAAAVSLISPILANLHWAVLLVSRIIIGVTGGVTFPACHTLVAKWSPPDERARFVWSLLGGTFGTVFTYPMVAGIAQTINWESGWYIPALLMVIWILFWAVLTYDSPAEHPGISDEEKNYIIQAQAGTIRTEKPSLAETPIKEILTSIPVISLIFCHFGNMFLLFFYQNSMMIYLTNALGFHLAKGGLAAGLPWAGRMIFGFFFSWAGDTIKKKELVSVTVLRKGATVFSHFIPGIFLILVGYVGCRFVLANVFLVLALGFNGAASISNLSNNQDLSPNFAGFLYGIINTIAGTSGMIISPMVEEIAGKYGNTIDRWQTLFWIGAGVCIFCMVVFLFGGSGNIQSWNEIRPADERRRREGRE; this is translated from the exons ATGTTCCGATCAGTTCAGGAAAGTACTGCCGGGTTATTTGGTAGCCCGGACTCCGTAGTATGGAGATCCTTAA AATGGATCCCGACACGGGTGATAATCTGCGTGATGATGTTCACGGCCTGCTGGACGAACTACATGTGCCGTCTGCAGATGCCCATTCTGGCGGTGCCCATGATCAAAGCTCTGCCCGGAAACTTCACCGGAGGTGCCTGCCAAGATGAATCCCGAGCCCGGCGCGCGATCTCCTGGCTGGACCCAGGAGCTTATCTGGAAGATTACATTTTATCAGAGCGACTCGAAGCGGCTCAAGACTCCGAGGCCAAGATACGTTTACCTAGGGCCGCTGACGGCTCCATGCGATTATTCAGTGGTGAACCTTTCGATTGGGTTCCCTCCATCCGTGGCCAGCTGATAGCCGCCTACAGCTATGGAAACGTTCCCGGAAACTTCCTGGGTGGCTTGATGGCTCTGCGATGGGGTCCGAAGAAAGCGATACTCTGGACTTCTATAGTAGCTGCTGCAGTCTCGCTGATAAGTCCTATCTTAGCCAATCTGCACTGGGCGGTTCTGCTGGTCTCCAGGATAATCATCGGTGTTACTGGCGGAGTGACGTTCCCAGCTTGTCACACTTTGGTTGCTAAGTGGTCTCCACCGGACGAGAGGGCTCGTTTCGTTTGGTCCCTTCTCGGTGGTACTTTTGGCACCGTCTTCACCTATCCTATGGTCGCTGGTATCGCTCAGACGATCAACTGGGAGAGCGGATGGTACATTCCTGCCTTGCTGATGGTCATATGGATCTTGTTCTGGGCTGTGCTCACGTATGACTCGCCAGCGGAGCATCCTGGTATCTCTGATGAAGAGAAGAATTACATCATTCA GGCACAAGCCGGCACAATAAGGACAGAGAAGCCGTCGCTGGCAGAGACACCCATCAAGGAGATCCTCACATCAATTCCAGTCATCAGTCTGATCTTCTGTCACTTCGGCAACATGTTCCTCCTGTTCTTCTACCAAAACTCGATGATGATATACCTCACGAACGCTCTAGGGTTCCACTTGGCAAAAGGAGGCTTGGCGGCTGGACTGCCTTGGGCTGGCAGGATGATCTTTGGATTCTTCTTCAGCTGGGCTGGTGATACTATCAAAAAAAAGGAGCTAGTCTCCGTGACCGTACTTCGTAAAGGCGCTACTGTATTTT CTCACTTCATACCAGGGATCTTTCTAATATTGGTCGGCTACGTTGGATGCAGATTCGTACTCGCCAACGTGTTCTTGGTGCTGGCTTTAGGTTTCAACGGGGCGGCGAGTATCTCTAACTTGTCCAACAACCAGGACCTGTCGCCGAATTTCGCTGGGTTTCTATATGGCATCATTAATACAATCGCTGGGACATCGGGTATGATTATTTCGCCGATGGTCGAAGAAATAGCAGGAAAATATGGA AATACTATCGACAGATGGCAAACGTTGTTCTGGATCGGTGCTGGTGTTTGTATCTTTTGTATGGTCGTCTTTTTATTTGGCGGCAGCGGGAACATCCAGAGTTGGAACGAAATACGACCTGCTGATGAACGACGTCGCAGAGAAGGAAGAGAGTAA